The Gemmatimonas phototrophica region CGGGCGGGCGGGCGGTACTGCAGCGCGAGGCGAGGGACGAGCGTTGCCGGAGGAGGGAGACAGCAGGGCAACAGACAGCGTCACAGCCAGCGCGGAACTCGTCTTCATGCCGTACCCCTGGTACGAGGCGGGAAACTGCGACGAAACGCGCGACAACACTGTAAGCTGCGGATAGTCCCGTAGGGACGCAAGGAACGGGGGGAAACCGAACGTAACCGCGTCATGGGTTATGGGTTATCGGGTTACCGTGTAACAGCGGTAACAGCTGGAACCGCGGGTACCGATGCACGCGGTTATCCGGTCACCCGATAACCCATAACCCATAACGCCTTTGCAGAATCGCCCTTACAAACCGCCGTTTCCGCGGTACCTTCGCCCCTGTCCTTTCCTTCGAGACTATGACGCTCCCGTTCGCCGCCGCTCTGGTGGCCGTTCTCGTGTTCGCGCCGGCGTCCGCGCCCGCCCAAAAGCCAGCGGCTCCTCCGTCGGCCACTGTTCAAGCCGACTCCGCCGTCGAAGCGCATGCGCGCCTTCATCTGGCGCTCAATGGCCTGCGTGATCGAGAGCAGGTAGAACTCGCCGAGCCCAAAAACAAAAAGCCCGATCTGCAGGCGGACATTCGCCAGCGGTATCGGGCTTTGCGGGCAGACTCCCTCAAAGCACACGGCGCCACGGCCGCGCAGTTTGCGGCCATGACCCAGCGCATCAGTGGGGATGATGCGTTACGGACGGTGTTTGAAGCGGCCTTGGAGCGGCTCAGCAAGAAATAGCGGAGCCGCTCCAGGGGGCCGCGTCGTGGCGCCTATTTCCGCGCCTCCAAAATGGCAGTGGCCCGCTCTGCCAGATCGGCCCAGTGGGCCTTGTGTACCGCACCCGCCGCGGTGGTCGATAACGTCCGGGCGTCGCGCTGGAGTGCGCGCAACTGCGCCCGGGCCAGCGCCGGCAGGTCACTCTGCGGGACGTTCGGCGCCGTGACAAACGGCGTGAAGCGTGGCGCCTGACCGCCAAATCCGCCGGGGCCCTGACCGCCGACGGGTGCCGCGGGAGGTGCAATCAGCGCCTCAAGGCGCTGCACATACACCCGCTGCAGCGTCCGCCGGTGAGCGTCCGGCGCCGCGCCGTTGAACAGCGCGCCCCTCACATCGCCCATGAACTCCGCCAGCGGATACGCGGCGGCCGCATCATAGTGCTCGGCCTCGGCCAACCGGCCCAGGCGCGCCGGTGACAAAAGAGAGGTGAGCACTCCGGCCGACCGCGCGCCGACCACCGTGTTGGGGCCAATCCGCGTCGTGATGCTGGCCGGCATCAGCCACTCCGGCGCGCTGAAGATGTTGCTGCTGATGAACGCCAGCGCCGCCTTTTGGCGTGTCTTGGGTACCACGCGATACACGGCCCCCGTCTGCTCACCGACTTTGAGGTCCACTTCCACGCCACCCACCACCGTCGCCACGTGGTTCACGTTGCCGAACCACCGGCCCACCGTCTCCTCGTAGAGTTCGCGCAGCTCGCCGAAGTCTTCCCCTGGCTTGCTGGTCCACGCGGCGAGATTCGGCAGGACGCGCTTGTAGTTCGCGGTTGAATACGTGGTGGCTTTCACCGGATCGTCGCCCAGATCTTCGGTCTGGTTGCGCGGATCGCCCGCCGCCAGCTGCTGCGAAGCAAAACGGTACGGAAACGGGCCGCTCTGCTGTGTGAGCCACCGGTTGAGGGTGGGGCGTTCTGCCTCTGCCGTCGGCGACGCAATGACCCGATAGCCCCAGTTGATGGCGTAGTCATCGAACGGGCCGACCCGACGAATGAAGTCCTTGGCTTGCAAGCCGTCGCCAGGCTGCGCCACGTAATTCTGCCGCGCGTAGTCCATGATCGTGGCGCTCACCCCGAATACGCGCGTAAACGACGGGCTGCGCAGCGAGTCCACCGGAAACGAGGCCGAGGCGATCATGTTGTGCTGCAAGCCGAGCGCGTGGCCGATTTCATGCGTGATGACCTGTCGCATCGTTTCGCCCATCAACTCCTCGGGAATATCGAGCGACCGGGCCAGCGGATTGGCGGCGCCGGTTTCCATGATGAGCCAGTTGCGATACGAGCGCATGTGGTTGTGGTACCACGTGATCTCGCTGTTGATGATTTCGCCGGAGCGCGGGTCGTGGGTGTGCGGCCCGGTCGCATTGCGCACGAGGCTCGCCGCCCATCGAACAATGCTGTAGCGCGCATCGTCCATGTCGAAATCGGGATCTTCCGTCTTGCTCGGGGCTTCCTTGGCGAGAATGGCGTTCTTGAATCCCGCTTTCTCAAACACCTGCTGCCAGTTCTCCACGCCTTCCTTCACGTACCGCTTCCAGCGCGCGGGGGTGGCGGGGTCGAGGTAGTACACGATGGGCTTGATGGGCTCCACCACCTCACCGCGCGCGTACGCCGCCGGGTCCTTGGGCTCGAGGCGCCAGCGGGTAATGAACTCCTCGCTCTCCGCCTTCTGGACATCCAAGCCGTAGTTCACGCGATTCACCGAGAAGTACCCCACCCGGGCATCGGCGTGACGCGGGCGCATGGGCACCTTGGGGAGCAAGACGATCGACTGACGCGTCTCCATCGTCACGGTGGCCCCATCCGCATCGCGGGGCGGAGTGGCGGCGTCGAACGTTTGCACCTGCCGCACTTCGATGTTGATGGGGAAGCTGCGCACACTGGCGATGTAGCTGCGCGCCGCATCGTAGCGGCGTACCCCATACGCCCGTCGCTGGGCCGCATCCAATCCGCTGGTAGCCGGATTGTCGTTGCCAAAGAAATCCGTCACATCAACCACGTACGACGCGCTGTCCTTGCCAAAGGCGGCAATGGGAAAGGCGCCAATAATGGCCGGATAGTTGTTCTGCGCCACGCTACGCGCAATGGGCAGCGTGTCATCGGCCACGGCACCGGTGTTGATACTCTTGAGTACGATGCGCTCATTCACGCGTTCAAAGCGCACCAGACGCTCCGCGAGCGAGCTGCCGGCGCTCAGAAACCCACCGGCACCGGCCGGCACGCCAGAGACGCGCGTGACCATGAGAAAATCGCGCCCGGCCAGCGAGTCCGGGACTTCAAAAAAGTACCGGTCGTCCACGCGATGCACCGAAATGCCGCCCCGCTCCGTACGCGCCCGCGCCGGAATGACCTGAGCGTACGGCCGCGGTCCGCGGCGCGCTGCTGCGGCACCGTCGATGGCCGGCCCGACACCGACCGGGGGCTGCGCCCCAACCGGCGGCGTTTGTTGGGCGCCCGTGCCGTCAACGGGTATGGCAATGCACGCAACGAGGGCGAGCGCGGGTATTCTGAAATCAGGCATGGTGGCAAAGCAGAGGGAGACTGGCGCCGAACACGAAAGCGGGACGAGATGCGCAATACTGTGTGACAGACGTCGAGAAGGCGAGGTAGAGCGACGTAGAACGGTGAAGTTCCAACTGCAGCCTCACCAGCGGTACGCCGACCTCCAGCATAGTGCCCACGACTTCCCTGATCATTGCTACGTACAACTGGCCGGCGGCGCTCGATATTGTGCTGCGCAGCGTGCGAAACCAGCGCTGTCTCCCTTCGGAGGTCCTGGTGGCCGATGATGGGTCGGGAGAGGCCACCCGGTTGATGGTCAAGGCGCATCAGACCGATTTTCCGGTCCCGTTGCGGCACGTATGGCATGAAGACCGGGGGTTCCGGCTCGCCGCCATCCGCAATGAGGCCATCCGTCAAGCCACCGGCGAGTACATCGTCCAGGTGGATGGCGACATCGTGTTGCACCCGCGGTTCATTGCGGCCCACACGCGTTTCGCCCGCCGTGGCAGCTATGTGCAAGGCAGTCGGTGCATGCTGGCGCCCGGGATTACCAGCGATCTGCTCCGGACGCGCCGGCATGAGGTGCGCTGGTTTGCCCGCGGCCTCGGAAATCGGCAGAACGCGTGGTACGCCCCCTGGATTTCGCGCTTCGTTGGCGGACCACGGGATGCCGACCGGCGAACCCGGGGCTGTCATATGGCGTTCTGGCGGGACGATTTACGCTCTGTCAACGGCTACGACGAACGGTTCGTGGGATGGGGACGCGAAGACAGTGAGCTGGCGGCGCGACTTATCCACGCCGGTATCCGGCGTCGGAACTTCAAGTTCGGCGCAGTGGCCTATCACCTGTGGCACCCCGAGGCGCCACGCGATCGCTACAGCGTCAACGACGCCCACTATGAGACCACCCTGCGGGAAGGTCGCCAACGCTGCGAGACGGGGTTGGTGCACGCCCTCTCGCCACAATGATGGCGGAGCGCTAACGTTGCGCCATGTCTTCACTCCGCTCCTGTCCATCCGCGCGGCGTTCCCGCACCCACGTCCTCACCACCATGCTGGCTCCCCTGGCGGTGAGCCTGCTGGCGGGGTGCTACAGCTATCGCCCGTTGGCCAATACGTCTGTGCCGGCCCGGACCGATCTCCGGCTGTACTTCACCGCCGATGGCGCCCGCAGTTTGCGCGATGCCGCCGGCTTTGAGCTGCGGCAGCTGGACGGCGTGGCGGTGCGCACGCTGGCGGACAGTGCCGTCGTCGTGCGCCCCAGTACGGTCCTGACGGTAGACGGTAATGAATTGCCGTGGCGTCGCGGCGAACTGGTGGTCCCCTGGCGTACGGTGGAGCGTTCCCAGCAGCGCACGATGGACAAACGTCGGACGCGCGGGTTTGCGGCGGTCATGGGCGCCGTCTTTACCGGTGTGGTGTACTTCGCGCTCAAGAGCATCAGCGGTGGCAGTGGTGCCACGCTTCAGTCAGGCGGCGGCGTTCCGGAATAGCTCGGGACAGCCTCCTCCCTTCAGCTCGTACCGTCTCCACTGGCGGCCAAGGCGCCCGCCGCACGCGGTTTGCGCGACAGCAACGCTGCCGACAGGAGGATGTACACCACGCCAACCGGCAGTGGTTCGAGCATCGTGATGGCGGCGTTGGTCAAGGGATTGTCGTATATCACCTTGAATTCGTCCATCTCGACGTTCATGGCGGCAATCTCCTGCGCCGTGGCACCGCGCGCTTCCAGCTTTTTCAGCGACGCCGCCTTGTACACGGCAAAAAAGTTGCTCTGGCCGCCAAAGTACCAGGCCTCCCACGTGGCGGTGTAGCACGCACTTGCCACGAGCATGATGGCGCTCCCCACCAGCACACCCCGCCCGAAGGTGATCGTGCGCGCCGGCTGGCGATCGCGGTACTGACGCACCCCGAAATAGATGCAGGTGAAGGCCACGACCATCGTGGCGTACCCCACCAGCATGCCATAATCCATGCCGAGCTGTTCATGAAATGGCAGCGTGGCGGCGAACATGGCCGACAGCACCGCGCCCCCCAGGAACCCGTACTTCAGGACGACCGACTTCATGACAACCTCCGTGGTGGTGAATGAAGCGGTATCCTGGGCAGAACCAACGGGTGGCGCGTCACCCGAACGGGTGATTTTTCGCCTCCCCGCCAAAAATCACCCGTTCAGGGGAGCAGACCAGCGTCGCGGGCCATCTGCACTGCCTGTGTCCGCCGCGTAGCCTGCAGCTTGAACAACACCCGGCTGGTGTGCGTCTTGACCGTATTCTCACTCACCGACAGCCGGGTGGCCATATCACGCGTGCTCAGCCCTTCGGCAATGAGGGTCAGCACGTCGTATTCACGCGGCGTCATCCCCAGCTGCGCCATGGCGTTTGCATTCGGTACAAAGGCCGAGCCCCCCGCGGAGGCGGGAGTGGTTGCGGTGGCGGCAGTAGGCACCGGCACCTCCACTCGTTCCAGCACCCGCTCCACCACCACCCGCTCGCGGGGCGACGTGAGCTGTCGGCCAAACCAGAGCCCCAGCCCCACGCAGACCACGGCGACCACGCCGGCGTACACGGAGGCCGTATCGGTCAGAACCAGCCACCGATACTCCGCGACTTGCAGGGCGGTGATTGCCAGTCCGGTCACCAGGCCGTACAGCAGGACCGTTTTCATGCGCGCCCCAACGGCTCATGGGCAGTCACCCCAATGCGGGGGCCCACCTGGCTGCTCAGCACCGGATGTAGTTTGGAGATGGTCACCGCCAGCAATCTACTGCCGCGCTTCGCTCCTTCAACGCGACGATCCATGCCTCTCCCTACCGACGCCGAGCTGAATGCCATTGGCGTCCTCAAGCGCCGCCTCATCGAAGCGCGGGTGCTCGCCCCCATGCTGGACGCCATGAGTGCCCGGTTCGGACGCGAGGCGGTCCAGGAGATCGCCCGGTCCGTCATCATCGGCCTGGCCGAGGCCCAAGGGGCACAACTGGCCAACAGCGTGGGCGGGTGTTCACTCGCCCATTTCGAAGGCACGCTCGATCGCTGGAAAGCGGATGACGCGCTGCAAATCACCGTGCAGGAGTCCACGACTGAGCGCTTTGCGTTCGACGTCACACGGTGCCGGTACGCCGAGATGTACCGGGAGCTCGGCATCCCCGAGCTTGGTGCCATCCTGTCGTGCAATCGTGATGCCGCGCTGATGGACGGCTTCAACCCCGACGTGGCGTTCACCCGCACCCAGACCATCATGGGCGGCGCCACGCACTGCGACTTTGTCTATACCCTCAAGCGCGCGCCCCGCGCGAGCGCATGAGCCACATGCCCGTGCACGCAGATGTAGTAGTCGTTGGGGGCGGTCTCGCGGGGCTGACGGCGGCCGTGCAGTTGCAGGCGCGAGGCGCACGTACGGTAGTGCTGGAAGCCGCCTCGCTCCCCGGCGGGCGCATTCAGTGTGTGCGAGATGCCGAGTCGTCGGTGCCGGTGGCCGATCTCGGTCCCACCTGGGTCTGGCCCGCGTTTCAGCCCGCCGTGACGCAGTGGATGACCGAACTCAATGTGTCGGCTCTCGCTCAGTACCATGACGGTGATGGCATCCTTGATGGCTGGGCACCAGCGCCCGAGCGGTACCTGCTGCCGTCTCAAGAAGGGATGACACGGCTGGTGGGCGGCCCGACCGCGCTGGTTGATGCGCTACTCGCGCGATTGCCCGTCACCAGTCTCCACACCGGGGCGGCGGTGAGCCGTATCCAACAGGACGAGCCGGGGGCGCTCCGTGTGATCACTGCAGGGGGTGAGCGATATGTCGCGCCACACGTGGTGCTGGCAACGCCGCTGCGGGTTGCCGCCCACACGATCGACTTGCCGCCACTCGATCCCCTCGTCGAGGCCCTGATGCGTGACACCCCCACCTGGATGGCGCCGCAGGCCAAGGTGGTGGCGATCTACGAAACCCCCTTCTGGCGTGCGCGAGGATTATCCGGCCGCATTGCCAGTCGCGTGGGCCCGCTGGGCGAAGTGCACGACCATACACCAGCCACCGAAACGTGCGGTGCGCTGTTCGGATTTGCCTCCTGGCCGCCCGCCCAGCGCCAACACCGTGAGCGTTTCGAGGCTGCTATTCTGGCCCAACTGCAGCGGTGCTTTGGCCCGGAGGCGGCAACACCACAGGCCCTGCACATCAGGGACTGGGCCGACGTTCCGTTCGCGGCCACACCCGCGGACCTGACGGAGCCCCCGCGGCATCCCGACCCTGCACCGGCACTACTGCGGACGCCACACTGTGATGGACGGCTCCTGCTGGCCGTTTCGGAAACGTCGGAAACAAGCACCGGCCTCATTGAGGGGGCTCTGCTGAGCGGCGAGCGTGCCGCTCGACTGGTTGTGTAGCCATATTGTTAGCACTGGCCACGGCGTTTGATGCCGGTGAAGCGTCTCTCCAAACGGACGGTGTGATGTACGGAACGGTGATTGCGGTGCATAACGTGTTGGCGTGGCTGGTGCTGGCCATTGGGCTGATGGTCCTCGTGCAGGCGGTCACCGCCAAGGCCACATGGGGACCGGAGCAAACATCGTGGGTGCGACGGCTCACGCTGCTGGTGCACCTGCAGTTTGTCGCCGGGCTGGTGCTCTGGTTCGTGAGTCCTACGGTCGCCGCCGCGCGCGCAGTGATGGGGACAACCATGAAGGACGCGGCGCTCCGTCGTCTGGTCGTTGAGCATCCCACCCTCATGCTGCTGGCCGTCGTGGCCGCCACCGTCACCAGCGTGATGGTACGGAAGGCGCCGAGCTCCGAGACCAAGGCCAAGAAGGCCCTCATGGGCACACTGCTCACGCTGGTCCTGGTGGCGGCCGTGATTCCGTGGCAGAACCTCATTTCGCGCTGGACCGCCTGACCATTCCGCGAGACGAATGGCTGTGGGGGTGGGACACCACCCCCGGCATCGTCTCGGTGTGGGCCGAGGAGTCCGGACAGGCGACCGTCTGGCGACGGCCCGACGGTGGAGCCCTCCTGACGGAGAGGGCCAAATTCCGCCCCTGGGTCCTGCTGTCGTCGGTTGACGATCTGCGGGCGGCTGGTGTGCGCTACCAGCATGATGACGGTGACGCGAACGCGCCCGGCATTCGCGTGCGAGAGCTCGCGGGGCCGGGCGCGTTGCGTGTGGCCGTGTCGGCAGAGCGCTGGAATGTGTTGGAAACGGCCATCTGTCGCGGGGCCTCCAAGCGCCTCGGGCAACGCATTACCCGTGTGCAGCAACTGCCACGACACGAGCGACACGTCCTGCCGCCGGAGGAGCAATACCTCGTGGCAACCGGTCGGACCTACTTTCGCAATCTTGCGTTCGCGCAACTGCAACGGCTGCAGTTCGATCTCGAGACCACCGGGCTTGACCCGCGTGTTCATCGCATTTTTCTCATCGCCGTTGGGACACCGCACGGCGATGTGGAGCTGCTGGAAGCGCGCGGCCAGGACGATCACGCGGAAGCCGACCTGCTCAGGCGTTTCGTGACGCGGGTGCAGCAGCTTGATCCCGATGTCATTGAGAATCACAATCTGCACGGGTTCGATCTGCCGTTTGTGCGGCAGCGTGCCAAACAGCTGCGCGTACCGTTGCCGCTTGGGCGGCTGCACCATACGGCGCTGGTGGAGCGCGCCGCCATGCGTGGCGTGTCGAGTGATCGCGATGGGGCTGATGAGCGACGGGTACGGCTCATTGTCCCTGGGCGCGAATGCATCGATACGCTCGACGCCGTCCGGCGTTACGACTTTGCGGCGCGTGAATTGCCCGGCTACGGACTCAAGGCGGTGGCACGTCACTTCGGGCTCTCCGGGCCAGCGCGCGAACTGATCCCTGGCGATCGGATTCACGCCGTGTACGCCAGCGATCCGGATCGCGTACGGCGCTACGCCGCCGCGGACGTTACCGAAGTTGCCGGACTGGCCAGGATTCTGGGGGGCGCCGCCTTTGCGCTCGCGCGCATGGCGCCCCGGCGCTACGAGCGGCTCGCCGATGCCGGAGCAGCCACGGGAGTCATTGATCCGTTGCTCGTGCGTGCCTATCTGCGGGCGGGGCACGCGCTGCCCGCGCACGCTGATGGCGACGGCACGGTACACAGCGGGGCCGCGCTCTATCTGTTCACAGCCGGTGTGGTACAGCGGGTGGTGAAGGTGGACGTGGCCAGTCTGTATCCGTCGCTCATGCGCGCGTTTCGGATTGGCCCGGTACGTGATCCGCTGCAGGCGTTGCTGTTCCTGGTGGACCAGCTGGTGGAGCAGCGGTTGCACGCCAAGCAGCGGGCCAAAGAGGCGGCGGCCGGATCGGACGAACGTTTCACGCAGGAGGCCATGAGCGCGGCCATGAAGCTCGTGGTCAACTCGGCGTACGGGTATCTGGCCGCCGGCGACGGGCTCACGCGCTTTGCCGACGTGCACGCCGCCAACGAGGTGACGCGTCGTGGCCGGGAGACGCTGTTACTCATGTGTCGTGCACTGGCCGAGCGTGGCGCTCAGCTCATTGAAGCCGATACCGATGGGGTGTACTTCGGCGTCCCCGACCACTGGAGTGAGCACGACGAGCGCGCGATGGTGGATACTGTGGCGGCCCTGCTGCCACCGCTCGTTCGGCTGGAGTTTGAGGGGCGTTACGCCGCCATGCTGTCGCACGAAGCCAAGAACTATGCGTTGCTGACCTTCGATGGCCGCCTGCAGCTGAAAGGCGTGGCCTTTCGGTCCAGCCGCGCAGAGCCGTACGGTGAGGCCTTCCTGCGTACCGCCATTGCCCGACTGCTGGCCGGCGATGTCATTGGGGTGCGCGCGGCCTATCTCGACACGCTGACGGCGCTGCATGGCCGTGCCGTGCCCACGGTAGACGTGGCATCGCGCGTGCGCCTGCGGAAATCCCCCGAGGCCTACGCGCGATCACGCCAGCAGCGCCGGGAGTTCGCTTATGAAGCCCTGTGGCAGAGCGGGCGCCAGCAGTGGGCGCCGGGCGATCGTGTACGCGTCTACCGCGGCGCCAACGGCACCGGGCGCGTGATCGATGAAGTGGAAGACGAGGCACGGCTCGATCACGATGCGCGCGACTACGATGTGGCGTACTACGCGGCGTTGCTGCGCCGGACCTTTGCCGCGCGATTGGCGCGCGCGTTCCATGCCCACGACTTCGACCTGCTCTTTGCCGACGCCGAGCAGCTTCCGCTCTTTGCGCCGGCACTGGAGACCATCCGGCCAGTGGCCACCCGCGAGGATGACGTGTGGCAGCTGTTGGAACCGGAACCGCTCAGTACAACAGGCCAGACGTAGATACCACGCCGCTTGTAGTGGCCGACACACTGTACGGGGTGCCTGCCGCGGTCCAGCTGTTGGCGTTGAAGGTGCCGCCCGCGGGGACCCGCAATACCTGCATGGCTCCGTAGACGAGCGGGGCTGACAGGGTGGAAGCCCCGCGACTGGCGGTGGTTACCAGATACGCGCCGTTGCCCGTTCCAAAGACGGTCGCCGTGCCGGCCGCCGTAATGCCCACACCGGCGCCCTCATCGACCGCGAGCCCGCGCGGGGCACTGGCTTTCCCATCGGCCTGAAGCCGGGCGAGAAAGGTGTACAGCCGTCCCATACGATCCCGTGGCACGAAGTGCGGCTCCGCCAGCGTGTTCGTGAGCTGCGGCACGTTGAACAGATTCCGCGCAAACGTGATGGACGGGTCGTACGGGTTCGCGAGCGCCATGGCCGATGTGGTGGACACGGTTTGCGCTGAGTAGATGTGCTCGCTGAGTACATTGAGCCCCGCACTGGTGCCACCCACCGCCGCGCCCTGACCGAGCCGCGCGTTGACGGCGCTTTGCAACGCCGTACCCGTCCAGAGATTCACATACGTGGACTGGTCCCCACCGGCAAAGAAGATGACCTCGGCTTTCCCAATGGCATTCGACACGGTGGCACTGTTGGCGCCAGCCACCGAGGTAATGACAAAGGTGGTGACCGTGTTGGCCCCCAGCTTCGCGAAGTACGTGTTGTAACCGCTGCTGCCACTCGTCCGGAGCACCACGACGTCGCCGAAGCCCGAACCGCTGGTGCGTGTGCCGCCCTGCGCGAGCAGCCATTTCATGCCGGCGGCATCGTCGGTGCCACCGCCGGCCACGTAGACGGCCCGATTGCCCCCGTTCGTGGTGACATCCGGGCCCTTGCCGGTCACGTACATCTGAAACCCGGTGCTCGGCTGTTTGGCAAACAGAGCGTCACCGGGTGCCGTCGGCAATGCACTGTCCTGATGGCAGGCGGCGAGCAGCGCGACTGCGGCGAGGCGCGTCCCGTATGCAAAGTGTCGAGACGTCATGGCAGGGCACGAAGGGATTGGGATGGACAGGCATGCCGCGACGGCATTTCGCCGGGCGCCGCGAAAGAATGCACTAGCGCGTTCCCACCGGATAGAGCAGGTAGGGTTGAATCCGCGCACGAAAGCGGGCCGCGTCTGCATTCCACCCCTCAAGAAGGGCATCAATCGTGCCTTTTTCGACTGCGTTGGCCAGCGCGTCAGTCCCCGCCAGCAGATCGATGCTGCGCCGCCGGTTGGGACCGTTCAGTGCTTGCCCTCGCCACGAGAATTCTTTGGGGTGCGCGACGTAGAACGCGCGCAACATCCGGATCCCCACTTCGACGGGGCGAACCGCATTGCGATCGGTGACCACCACCTTGATCATGGGGATGGTCGTTCCGCCAAACTTGTAGCCGGCTTCGATGGTGCGGGTGGTCGTGTCAAAACGCACGCCAGGCATCCTCAGCGCGTTGAGCGCGCTGGCTACTGCGGCATGATCGGTGAGATAATCCGCACCGATCAGCGTGAACGGGGCGTCGGTGCCGCGCCCCTCGGTGGCATTCGTCCCCTCAAAGAATACGGTGCCGGGATACAGGAG contains the following coding sequences:
- a CDS encoding zinc-dependent metalloprotease, with protein sequence MPDFRIPALALVACIAIPVDGTGAQQTPPVGAQPPVGVGPAIDGAAAARRGPRPYAQVIPARARTERGGISVHRVDDRYFFEVPDSLAGRDFLMVTRVSGVPAGAGGFLSAGSSLAERLVRFERVNERIVLKSINTGAVADDTLPIARSVAQNNYPAIIGAFPIAAFGKDSASYVVDVTDFFGNDNPATSGLDAAQRRAYGVRRYDAARSYIASVRSFPINIEVRQVQTFDAATPPRDADGATVTMETRQSIVLLPKVPMRPRHADARVGYFSVNRVNYGLDVQKAESEEFITRWRLEPKDPAAYARGEVVEPIKPIVYYLDPATPARWKRYVKEGVENWQQVFEKAGFKNAILAKEAPSKTEDPDFDMDDARYSIVRWAASLVRNATGPHTHDPRSGEIINSEITWYHNHMRSYRNWLIMETGAANPLARSLDIPEELMGETMRQVITHEIGHALGLQHNMIASASFPVDSLRSPSFTRVFGVSATIMDYARQNYVAQPGDGLQAKDFIRRVGPFDDYAINWGYRVIASPTAEAERPTLNRWLTQQSGPFPYRFASQQLAAGDPRNQTEDLGDDPVKATTYSTANYKRVLPNLAAWTSKPGEDFGELRELYEETVGRWFGNVNHVATVVGGVEVDLKVGEQTGAVYRVVPKTRQKAALAFISSNIFSAPEWLMPASITTRIGPNTVVGARSAGVLTSLLSPARLGRLAEAEHYDAAAAYPLAEFMGDVRGALFNGAAPDAHRRTLQRVYVQRLEALIAPPAAPVGGQGPGGFGGQAPRFTPFVTAPNVPQSDLPALARAQLRALQRDARTLSTTAAGAVHKAHWADLAERATAILEARK
- a CDS encoding glycosyltransferase family 2 protein, with the protein product MPTTSLIIATYNWPAALDIVLRSVRNQRCLPSEVLVADDGSGEATRLMVKAHQTDFPVPLRHVWHEDRGFRLAAIRNEAIRQATGEYIVQVDGDIVLHPRFIAAHTRFARRGSYVQGSRCMLAPGITSDLLRTRRHEVRWFARGLGNRQNAWYAPWISRFVGGPRDADRRTRGCHMAFWRDDLRSVNGYDERFVGWGREDSELAARLIHAGIRRRNFKFGAVAYHLWHPEAPRDRYSVNDAHYETTLREGRQRCETGLVHALSPQ
- a CDS encoding DUF4199 domain-containing protein; protein product: MKSVVLKYGFLGGAVLSAMFAATLPFHEQLGMDYGMLVGYATMVVAFTCIYFGVRQYRDRQPARTITFGRGVLVGSAIMLVASACYTATWEAWYFGGQSNFFAVYKAASLKKLEARGATAQEIAAMNVEMDEFKVIYDNPLTNAAITMLEPLPVGVVYILLSAALLSRKPRAAGALAASGDGTS
- a CDS encoding response regulator transcription factor; amino-acid sequence: MKTVLLYGLVTGLAITALQVAEYRWLVLTDTASVYAGVVAVVCVGLGLWFGRQLTSPRERVVVERVLERVEVPVPTAATATTPASAGGSAFVPNANAMAQLGMTPREYDVLTLIAEGLSTRDMATRLSVSENTVKTHTSRVLFKLQATRRTQAVQMARDAGLLP
- a CDS encoding L-2-amino-thiazoline-4-carboxylic acid hydrolase, which gives rise to MPLPTDAELNAIGVLKRRLIEARVLAPMLDAMSARFGREAVQEIARSVIIGLAEAQGAQLANSVGGCSLAHFEGTLDRWKADDALQITVQESTTERFAFDVTRCRYAEMYRELGIPELGAILSCNRDAALMDGFNPDVAFTRTQTIMGGATHCDFVYTLKRAPRASA
- a CDS encoding flavin monoamine oxidase family protein, giving the protein MPVHADVVVVGGGLAGLTAAVQLQARGARTVVLEAASLPGGRIQCVRDAESSVPVADLGPTWVWPAFQPAVTQWMTELNVSALAQYHDGDGILDGWAPAPERYLLPSQEGMTRLVGGPTALVDALLARLPVTSLHTGAAVSRIQQDEPGALRVITAGGERYVAPHVVLATPLRVAAHTIDLPPLDPLVEALMRDTPTWMAPQAKVVAIYETPFWRARGLSGRIASRVGPLGEVHDHTPATETCGALFGFASWPPAQRQHRERFEAAILAQLQRCFGPEAATPQALHIRDWADVPFAATPADLTEPPRHPDPAPALLRTPHCDGRLLLAVSETSETSTGLIEGALLSGERAARLVV
- a CDS encoding DNA polymerase domain-containing protein, coding for MAEPHFALDRLTIPRDEWLWGWDTTPGIVSVWAEESGQATVWRRPDGGALLTERAKFRPWVLLSSVDDLRAAGVRYQHDDGDANAPGIRVRELAGPGALRVAVSAERWNVLETAICRGASKRLGQRITRVQQLPRHERHVLPPEEQYLVATGRTYFRNLAFAQLQRLQFDLETTGLDPRVHRIFLIAVGTPHGDVELLEARGQDDHAEADLLRRFVTRVQQLDPDVIENHNLHGFDLPFVRQRAKQLRVPLPLGRLHHTALVERAAMRGVSSDRDGADERRVRLIVPGRECIDTLDAVRRYDFAARELPGYGLKAVARHFGLSGPARELIPGDRIHAVYASDPDRVRRYAAADVTEVAGLARILGGAAFALARMAPRRYERLADAGAATGVIDPLLVRAYLRAGHALPAHADGDGTVHSGAALYLFTAGVVQRVVKVDVASLYPSLMRAFRIGPVRDPLQALLFLVDQLVEQRLHAKQRAKEAAAGSDERFTQEAMSAAMKLVVNSAYGYLAAGDGLTRFADVHAANEVTRRGRETLLLMCRALAERGAQLIEADTDGVYFGVPDHWSEHDERAMVDTVAALLPPLVRLEFEGRYAAMLSHEAKNYALLTFDGRLQLKGVAFRSSRAEPYGEAFLRTAIARLLAGDVIGVRAAYLDTLTALHGRAVPTVDVASRVRLRKSPEAYARSRQQRREFAYEALWQSGRQQWAPGDRVRVYRGANGTGRVIDEVEDEARLDHDARDYDVAYYAALLRRTFAARLARAFHAHDFDLLFADAEQLPLFAPALETIRPVATREDDVWQLLEPEPLSTTGQT
- a CDS encoding cyanophycinase, which produces MTSRHFAYGTRLAAVALLAACHQDSALPTAPGDALFAKQPSTGFQMYVTGKGPDVTTNGGNRAVYVAGGGTDDAAGMKWLLAQGGTRTSGSGFGDVVVLRTSGSSGYNTYFAKLGANTVTTFVITSVAGANSATVSNAIGKAEVIFFAGGDQSTYVNLWTGTALQSAVNARLGQGAAVGGTSAGLNVLSEHIYSAQTVSTTSAMALANPYDPSITFARNLFNVPQLTNTLAEPHFVPRDRMGRLYTFLARLQADGKASAPRGLAVDEGAGVGITAAGTATVFGTGNGAYLVTTASRGASTLSAPLVYGAMQVLRVPAGGTFNANSWTAAGTPYSVSATTSGVVSTSGLLY